From Vogesella sp. XCS3, the proteins below share one genomic window:
- a CDS encoding SIMPL domain-containing protein (The SIMPL domain is named for its presence in mouse protein SIMPL (signalling molecule that associates with mouse pelle-like kinase). Bacterial member BP26, from Brucella, was shown to assemble into a channel-like structure, while YggE from E. coli has been associated with resistance to oxidative stress.) produces the protein MRLTLPALTLLCTLPAATMAADAGVTVLNLSANASQELANDEINASLYVQDRQPQANTLADRINKALNRARQDAEPYRKVTFSSGSYNTWPDYDKNGKIIGWQARAEVKLRSSEFADTAELIARLQKYMALEGVQFGVSDRSRSQAEAQLIPQAIAALQAQATAAGKALGKHQQQVTELSIGSAQPHYPVMMRAKAEMAAAPAADVAPVNFQPGQSVIQLNINGKVEIR, from the coding sequence ATGCGCCTGACTCTCCCCGCCCTGACCCTGTTGTGCACCCTGCCCGCTGCCACCATGGCCGCCGACGCTGGCGTCACCGTGCTGAACCTGTCCGCCAACGCCAGCCAGGAGCTGGCCAACGACGAAATCAATGCCAGCCTGTACGTGCAAGACCGGCAGCCGCAGGCAAACACGCTGGCCGACCGTATCAACAAGGCGCTGAACCGCGCGCGCCAGGACGCCGAACCCTACCGCAAGGTCACCTTCAGCAGCGGTAGCTACAACACCTGGCCAGACTACGACAAGAACGGCAAGATCATCGGCTGGCAAGCACGAGCCGAGGTCAAACTGCGCAGCAGCGAGTTTGCCGACACCGCCGAGCTGATTGCCCGCCTGCAAAAATACATGGCACTGGAAGGCGTACAGTTTGGCGTCTCCGACCGTAGCCGCAGCCAGGCCGAAGCGCAGCTGATCCCGCAAGCCATTGCCGCGCTACAAGCCCAAGCCACCGCCGCCGGCAAAGCACTGGGCAAACACCAGCAGCAGGTAACCGAGCTGAGTATCGGCAGTGCGCAGCCGCACTACCCGGTGATGATGCGAGCCAAGGCCGAAATGGCCGCAGCGCCTGCCGCCGATGTCGCACCGGTAAACTTTCAGCCGGGCCAGAGCGTGATTCAACTAAACATTAATGGCAAAGTGGAAATTCGATAA
- a CDS encoding glutathione S-transferase encodes MKLIASLTSPYARKVRIVLAEKKIDCPLQLDIPWESTSTVADFNPLGKVPVLLMDDGSSLYDSRVIVEYLDTISPVSRLLPQDKRQLIETRRFEALADGICDAAANIVMEGRRPAVQQSQEWVDRQHGKVTRGLAALSAMLGERHWCNGEGYSLADIATGCMLGYLDFRFADLPWRDLYPNLERLYDKLSAQASFADTVPPAS; translated from the coding sequence ATGAAACTGATCGCCTCGCTAACCAGCCCCTACGCCCGTAAGGTGCGCATTGTCCTGGCAGAGAAAAAGATCGACTGTCCGCTACAGCTGGATATTCCGTGGGAAAGCACGTCCACCGTGGCCGACTTCAACCCGCTAGGCAAGGTACCCGTGTTGCTGATGGACGATGGCAGCAGCCTGTACGATTCGCGCGTGATTGTGGAATACCTGGACACCATCTCGCCGGTATCGCGCCTGCTGCCGCAAGACAAGCGCCAGCTCATCGAAACACGGCGTTTCGAAGCACTGGCCGACGGCATTTGCGACGCGGCCGCCAATATCGTGATGGAAGGCCGCCGCCCGGCGGTGCAGCAGAGCCAGGAATGGGTAGACCGCCAGCACGGCAAGGTCACCCGCGGCCTGGCCGCGCTGTCGGCCATGCTGGGCGAGCGCCACTGGTGCAACGGCGAAGGCTACAGCCTGGCCGACATTGCCACCGGCTGCATGCTGGGCTATCTGGACTTCCGCTTTGCCGACCTGCCGTGGCGCGACCTGTACCCCAACCTGGAAAGGCTATACGACAAGCTGTCGGCCCAAGCCAGCTTTGCCGATACCGTGCCACCGGCAAGCTAA
- the trpS gene encoding tryptophan--tRNA ligase encodes MSLLDTVSPQDIILTGDRTTGPLHLGHYVGSLRNRVILQERCPQFLLLADAQALTDNMGNYLKVRENVLEVALDYLAVGIDPAKSTIFIQSLVPELTELASYYLNLVTVSRLERNPTIKDEIKLRGYERDIPAGFLTYPAAQAADITAFKATIVPVGADQIPMIEQTNEIVRRFNGSVAEPVLVEARAVVPDAGARLPGVDGKAKMSKSLGNALTLGASADDISQAVKMMYTDPNHLRVADPGQVDGNVVFTYLDVFHPDAHRVAELKAHYQRGGLGDAVIKRELEDILQTLLAPIRARRQEYAQDPGAVLAMLKEGTLKARAVAAQTLAEVKAAMGLNYY; translated from the coding sequence ATGAGCTTACTGGACACAGTTTCCCCGCAAGACATCATTCTTACCGGTGACCGCACCACCGGCCCGCTGCACCTGGGCCACTACGTGGGCTCGCTGCGCAACCGCGTCATCCTGCAAGAGCGCTGCCCGCAGTTCCTGCTGCTGGCCGACGCCCAGGCGCTGACCGACAATATGGGCAACTACCTGAAAGTGCGTGAAAACGTGCTGGAAGTGGCGCTGGACTACCTGGCCGTGGGCATTGACCCGGCCAAGAGCACCATCTTCATCCAGAGCCTGGTACCGGAGCTCACCGAGCTGGCGTCGTACTACCTGAACCTGGTGACCGTGTCGCGGCTGGAGCGCAACCCCACCATCAAGGACGAGATCAAGCTACGCGGCTACGAGCGCGACATCCCGGCCGGTTTCCTCACCTACCCCGCCGCCCAGGCCGCCGACATCACCGCCTTCAAGGCCACCATCGTGCCGGTAGGCGCCGACCAGATCCCGATGATCGAGCAGACCAACGAAATCGTGCGCCGCTTTAACGGCAGCGTGGCCGAGCCGGTGCTGGTGGAAGCCCGCGCCGTGGTGCCGGACGCCGGCGCCCGCCTGCCAGGCGTGGACGGCAAGGCCAAGATGTCCAAATCGCTGGGCAATGCGCTGACACTGGGCGCCAGCGCCGACGACATCAGCCAGGCCGTGAAAATGATGTACACCGACCCCAATCACCTGCGCGTGGCCGACCCCGGCCAGGTAGACGGCAATGTGGTGTTCACCTACCTGGACGTATTCCACCCCGACGCCCACCGTGTGGCCGAGCTGAAAGCGCATTACCAGCGCGGCGGCCTGGGCGACGCCGTGATCAAACGCGAACTGGAAGACATCCTGCAAACGCTGCTGGCTCCCATCCGCGCCCGCCGCCAAGAATACGCGCAAGACCCAGGCGCCGTGCTGGCCATGCTGAAAGAAGGCACCCTGAAAGCCCGTGCCGTGGCCGCGCAGACACTGGCCGAGGTCAAGGCCGCCATGGGCCTTAACTACTACTGA
- a CDS encoding chorismate mutase has product MEWVYQCRNLDEVRTQIDSLDRAIVSMIAHRGLYVQQAAAFKHSDAEVEDGKRVDQVMRRVTRLAGELGADAALTAKIYRTMIAHFIESEREERLRLVGTAEVRA; this is encoded by the coding sequence ATGGAATGGGTTTACCAATGCCGCAACCTGGACGAAGTCCGCACCCAGATCGATAGCCTGGATCGCGCCATCGTCAGCATGATCGCCCACCGCGGCCTGTACGTGCAGCAAGCCGCCGCCTTCAAACACAGCGATGCCGAAGTGGAAGACGGCAAGCGCGTGGACCAGGTGATGCGCCGCGTCACCCGCCTGGCCGGCGAGCTGGGCGCCGACGCCGCCCTTACCGCCAAGATCTACCGTACCATGATCGCCCACTTCATCGAAAGCGAACGCGAAGAACGGCTGCGCCTGGTCGGCACGGCGGAGGTGCGCGCATGA
- a CDS encoding LysE/ArgO family amino acid transporter has translation MLTASYFKGLGLGASLIMAIGSQNAHVLKMGLLRQHIGPTVLVCMLCDAVLIVAGVAGMGSLIQHSPLLLEAARWGGAAFLFWYGLRAWRAVLANDSLQIAAGASAISLKVALMTVLALTLLNPHVYLDTVVLLGSIGGQEAGDGKLWFALGACTASVLWFTALGYGARLLAPLFARPLSWRVLDGVVGTVMWTLAGALALS, from the coding sequence ATGCTGACAGCCAGCTACTTCAAGGGCCTGGGCCTGGGCGCCAGCCTGATCATGGCCATCGGTTCACAAAACGCGCACGTACTGAAAATGGGTCTGTTGCGCCAGCACATCGGCCCCACGGTGCTGGTGTGCATGCTGTGTGACGCAGTGCTGATTGTGGCCGGCGTGGCCGGTATGGGCAGCCTGATCCAGCATAGCCCGCTGCTGCTGGAGGCGGCGCGCTGGGGTGGGGCGGCGTTCCTGTTCTGGTACGGGCTACGCGCGTGGCGTGCGGTGTTGGCCAATGACAGCCTGCAGATTGCCGCCGGGGCTAGCGCGATATCACTGAAGGTGGCGTTGATGACGGTACTGGCGCTAACGCTGCTGAACCCGCACGTGTACCTGGATACCGTGGTGCTGCTGGGCAGTATCGGCGGGCAGGAGGCGGGCGACGGCAAGCTGTGGTTTGCGCTGGGGGCGTGTACGGCGTCGGTGCTGTGGTTTACCGCGCTGGGCTACGGCGCGCGGCTGCTGGCGCCGCTGTTTGCGCGGCCGCTGTCGTGGCGGGTGCTGGATGGCGTGGTGGGCACGGTGATGTGGACGCTGGCCGGCGCGCTGGCGCTGTCCTGA
- the argP gene encoding HTH-type transcriptional regulator ArgP, with protein sequence MKLDPKHCEAFLAALDSGSFEQAAQDLHLTPSAISQRIRALEEVLGKPLLVRSRPCRATREGQLLRQHLQRAALLEADLAATFAGDDSAMLSVSLAVNADSVASWFLPALTPFLIRERVLLDVIVDDQDHTYTLLQAGMALGCISTEPQAMRGCSASPLGVMRYQALASADYHARWFGSGVSRDALRRAPVMIYNHKDRLQADWLLQHFGLPDDSYPCHFLPASDPYLQAVKLGLGWGMLPDVQLAACGLAGTLLPLQPDKPVDVALYWHHWQVQSPRLARLSDVLIEAARVVLRPTLA encoded by the coding sequence ATGAAACTCGACCCCAAACACTGCGAAGCCTTTCTGGCCGCGCTGGACAGCGGCAGCTTCGAACAAGCCGCACAAGACCTGCACCTGACGCCGTCGGCCATCTCGCAGCGCATACGCGCGCTGGAAGAAGTACTGGGCAAGCCGCTGCTGGTGCGCAGCCGCCCCTGCCGGGCCACCCGCGAAGGCCAGCTGCTGCGCCAGCACCTGCAACGCGCTGCACTGCTGGAAGCCGACCTGGCCGCCACCTTTGCCGGAGACGACAGCGCCATGCTCAGCGTGTCGCTGGCGGTAAACGCCGACAGCGTGGCCAGCTGGTTTCTGCCGGCGCTGACGCCGTTCCTGATCCGCGAACGCGTGCTGCTGGACGTGATCGTGGACGACCAGGACCACACCTACACCCTGCTGCAAGCCGGCATGGCGCTGGGCTGCATCTCCACCGAGCCGCAAGCCATGCGCGGCTGCAGCGCCAGCCCGCTGGGCGTGATGCGCTACCAGGCGCTGGCCAGCGCCGACTACCACGCCCGCTGGTTTGGCAGCGGCGTCAGCCGCGACGCACTGCGCCGTGCACCGGTGATGATCTACAACCACAAAGACCGGCTGCAAGCCGACTGGCTGCTGCAACACTTCGGCCTGCCGGACGATAGCTACCCCTGCCACTTCCTGCCCGCGTCCGACCCCTATCTGCAGGCGGTAAAGCTGGGGCTGGGCTGGGGCATGCTGCCCGACGTACAGTTGGCCGCATGCGGCCTGGCTGGCACCCTGCTGCCGCTACAGCCCGACAAGCCGGTAGACGTGGCGCTGTACTGGCACCACTGGCAGGTGCAATCGCCCCGGCTGGCGCGCCTGAGCGACGTACTGATAGAGGCGGCGCGGGTGGTGTTGCGGCCAACCTTGGCTTGA
- a CDS encoding MBL fold metallo-hydrolase, whose protein sequence is MTQLTWTVLGCGSSGGAPAIGCSCPTCTSTDPRNTRTRCSAYVRIGDTGVLIDTGPDLRQQALREGITRVDAVLYTHPHADHLNGIDDLRAFCYVKKGPITLYGNDFTLDNISRRFDYALAPPSPVWDKPVLRTERVHAPFELAGVTITPIPLQHGPSWPCLGWRIGNTAWLTDLSTIPDSSLPLLQGLDTLFLDCLRPEPYPSHLHVAAALDWAQSLAAKQTWLIHMTHQLEYHALQAQCPPGVSVAWDGLQLAG, encoded by the coding sequence ATGACGCAGCTGACGTGGACAGTGCTGGGCTGCGGCTCCAGCGGCGGTGCCCCCGCCATCGGCTGCAGCTGCCCCACGTGTACGTCTACCGACCCGCGCAACACCCGCACCCGCTGCAGCGCCTACGTGCGCATCGGCGACACCGGCGTGCTGATCGACACCGGGCCGGACCTGCGCCAGCAGGCGCTGCGCGAGGGCATTACCCGCGTCGATGCGGTGCTGTACACCCACCCGCACGCCGACCACCTGAACGGTATCGACGACCTGCGCGCCTTCTGTTACGTGAAAAAAGGGCCGATTACGCTGTACGGCAACGACTTCACACTGGACAACATCAGCCGCCGTTTCGACTACGCGTTGGCACCGCCGTCGCCGGTGTGGGACAAACCCGTGTTGCGCACTGAGCGTGTGCACGCGCCGTTCGAGCTGGCTGGCGTTACCATCACGCCGATACCGCTACAGCACGGCCCCAGCTGGCCGTGCCTGGGCTGGCGCATCGGCAACACCGCGTGGCTTACCGACTTGTCTACCATCCCCGACAGCAGCCTGCCACTGCTGCAAGGCCTGGATACGCTGTTTCTGGACTGCCTGCGGCCGGAACCCTACCCGTCGCACCTGCACGTGGCCGCCGCGCTTGACTGGGCGCAAAGCTTGGCCGCAAAACAGACCTGGCTTATCCACATGACGCACCAGCTGGAATACCATGCGCTGCAAGCGCAGTGCCCGCCCGGCGTCAGCGTGGCGTGGGACGGCCTGCAGCTAGCCGGCTAG
- a CDS encoding TatD family hydrolase encodes MLVDSHCHINFPDLAARMPEVLTNMATHGVGHAMVIGVSRPKYPEVIGLAEAHANLFATVGIHPDDPDAEEFSEDELVAHAAHPKVVGIGETGLDYHWCQGDLAWQHERFATHIRAARRVSLPLVVHTRSSAEDTVRMMREHGADAVGGVMHCFTETWDIARAALDLGFYISLSGIVTFKNAAVVKEVAQKVPLDRLLVETDSPYLAPVPYRGKTNEPAFVKHVAEHIAELRGLRFEQVAEATTDNYFRLFAKAQRTGA; translated from the coding sequence ATGCTGGTTGATTCACACTGTCATATCAATTTCCCCGACCTGGCGGCACGCATGCCCGAGGTGCTGACCAATATGGCCACCCACGGCGTGGGCCACGCCATGGTCATCGGCGTGAGCCGCCCCAAATACCCCGAGGTAATCGGCCTGGCCGAAGCGCACGCCAACCTGTTTGCCACCGTGGGCATCCACCCGGATGACCCCGACGCCGAAGAATTCAGCGAAGACGAACTGGTGGCGCACGCCGCACACCCCAAAGTCGTCGGCATCGGCGAAACCGGCCTTGACTACCACTGGTGCCAGGGTGACCTGGCCTGGCAGCACGAACGCTTTGCCACCCACATCCGCGCCGCGCGCCGCGTGAGCCTGCCGCTGGTGGTGCATACCCGCAGCTCGGCGGAAGACACCGTGCGCATGATGCGCGAACACGGCGCCGACGCCGTGGGCGGCGTGATGCACTGCTTCACCGAAACCTGGGACATCGCCCGCGCCGCGCTGGATCTGGGCTTTTACATCTCGCTGTCCGGCATCGTCACCTTCAAGAACGCCGCCGTGGTCAAAGAGGTGGCGCAAAAGGTGCCGCTGGACCGCCTGCTGGTAGAAACCGACTCGCCCTACCTGGCGCCGGTGCCGTACCGCGGCAAGACCAACGAGCCGGCCTTCGTCAAACACGTGGCCGAGCACATTGCCGAGCTGCGCGGCCTGCGTTTCGAGCAGGTGGCCGAGGCCACTACCGATAATTACTTCCGCCTGTTTGCCAAGGCGCAGCGCACCGGCGCATAA
- a CDS encoding PilZ domain-containing protein — protein MDNAANKQDKHDAGRPGVLSLSIKERSALYAAYMPFLRNGGIFVPTARDYNLGDEVFLLLTLLDDPQKVAVQGKVAWITPAGANNNRNQGVGIEFATGDAGKQARDRIETLLGGALNSTRPTHTM, from the coding sequence ATGGATAACGCAGCCAACAAGCAAGACAAGCACGACGCCGGCCGCCCGGGCGTGCTATCGCTGTCCATCAAGGAGCGTAGCGCCCTGTACGCTGCCTATATGCCGTTTCTGCGCAACGGCGGCATTTTTGTGCCCACCGCCCGCGACTACAACCTGGGTGACGAGGTATTCCTGCTGCTGACCCTGCTGGACGACCCGCAAAAGGTGGCGGTGCAGGGCAAGGTGGCGTGGATTACCCCGGCCGGCGCCAACAACAACCGCAACCAGGGCGTGGGCATCGAGTTTGCCACCGGCGACGCCGGCAAGCAGGCGCGCGACCGTATCGAAACCCTGCTGGGCGGCGCGCTGAACTCCACCCGCCCCACCCACACCATGTAA
- the holB gene encoding DNA polymerase III subunit delta' — protein sequence MHYPWQHDDWQRLAAEFARLPNAWLFTGPAGIGKSEFAHQVAQALLCEAPGAGHHACGQCQACHWFATGNHPDYRLLAPAQDEEDDEGKEGKATKRKLPVIKIDGVRAVIEFAHLSSHRGGRRVVVVEPAESLNPAAANALLKVLEEPPADVVFLLVSGAPQRLLPTIKSRCRQFPLTAPQPAVALAWLQQQGVDSAEAELAFHGGMPIFEHDAELATLRRDFVQALTQPALASLLAAVEKLDRHKLPLALPLQWLGKWLHDLASLKLAGSLRYYPAMQDAQQRLLPRLDIHKLMVCQRELNALVPFGQHTLVTRLQLEALLMHYIKAFSNKAA from the coding sequence ATGCACTACCCGTGGCAGCACGATGACTGGCAAAGGTTGGCCGCAGAGTTTGCCCGCCTGCCCAACGCCTGGCTGTTTACCGGCCCGGCCGGTATCGGCAAGAGCGAGTTTGCCCATCAGGTCGCCCAGGCATTGCTATGCGAAGCGCCCGGCGCCGGCCACCACGCCTGCGGCCAGTGTCAGGCTTGCCACTGGTTTGCTACCGGCAACCACCCGGATTACCGCCTGCTGGCCCCGGCGCAAGACGAAGAAGACGACGAGGGCAAGGAAGGCAAGGCCACCAAGCGCAAGCTGCCGGTGATCAAGATCGACGGCGTGCGCGCCGTGATCGAGTTTGCCCATTTGAGCTCGCACCGTGGTGGCCGTCGCGTGGTAGTGGTGGAACCGGCCGAAAGCCTGAACCCGGCAGCGGCCAACGCCTTGCTGAAAGTGCTGGAAGAGCCGCCGGCCGACGTGGTGTTCCTGCTGGTAAGCGGCGCGCCGCAGCGCCTGCTGCCCACCATCAAGAGCCGCTGCCGCCAGTTTCCGCTTACCGCACCGCAGCCTGCCGTGGCATTGGCCTGGCTGCAGCAGCAGGGCGTGGACAGCGCCGAGGCCGAGCTGGCGTTTCACGGTGGCATGCCGATATTCGAACACGACGCCGAGCTGGCCACGCTGCGCCGCGATTTCGTGCAAGCGCTGACACAGCCGGCGCTGGCCAGCCTGCTGGCGGCGGTAGAAAAGCTGGACCGCCACAAGCTGCCGCTGGCGTTGCCACTGCAATGGCTGGGAAAATGGCTGCATGACCTGGCCAGTTTGAAACTGGCCGGCAGCCTTCGCTATTATCCAGCCATGCAGGACGCGCAGCAGCGCCTGTTGCCACGGCTGGACATACACAAGCTGATGGTCTGCCAGCGCGAGCTCAATGCGCTGGTGCCCTTTGGCCAGCACACACTGGTAACGCGGCTGCAGCTGGAAGCCCTGCTGATGCACTACATCAAGGCCTTCAGTAACAAGGCCGCCTGA
- the tmk gene encoding dTMP kinase, with product MSKARFITLEGLDGAGKSTHLAFIRRYLEQAGIDTEFTREPGGTPLGEKLREILLDIDTEATLDTETLLMFASRQELVSSLIRPSLAAGRWVVSDRFTDATFAYQGGGRGVPAERIAILEQWVQQGLQPDLTILLDVPLEVSQARLAQSRLPDRFEREREDFHQRVRQMYLARAQANPGRFVVIDARGDIDAIQQQIAAALARLQEA from the coding sequence ATGTCCAAGGCGCGCTTCATTACGCTGGAAGGCCTGGATGGTGCCGGCAAGAGCACCCATCTGGCCTTTATCCGACGCTACCTGGAACAAGCCGGTATCGATACCGAGTTCACCCGCGAGCCAGGCGGCACCCCGCTGGGCGAAAAGCTGCGCGAGATCCTGCTGGATATCGACACCGAAGCCACGCTGGATACCGAAACCCTGTTGATGTTCGCCAGCCGCCAGGAACTGGTATCGTCGCTGATCCGCCCCAGCCTGGCCGCCGGCCGCTGGGTGGTGAGCGACCGCTTTACCGATGCCACCTTCGCCTACCAGGGCGGTGGCCGTGGTGTGCCCGCCGAGCGCATTGCCATTCTGGAGCAGTGGGTACAGCAAGGCCTGCAGCCCGATCTCACCATTTTGCTGGACGTGCCGCTGGAAGTGTCGCAGGCGCGCCTGGCGCAAAGCCGGCTGCCGGACCGTTTCGAGCGCGAGCGTGAAGACTTCCACCAGCGCGTGCGCCAGATGTACCTGGCCCGCGCCCAGGCCAATCCGGGCCGCTTTGTGGTGATCGACGCGCGTGGCGACATCGACGCCATCCAGCAGCAGATTGCCGCTGCGCTGGCGCGCCTGCAGGAGGCCTGA
- the mltG gene encoding endolytic transglycosylase MltG: protein MIRPALRLFSLLAALFALWLAWVIVVPVTPDRQPYTVTVGLNRTMTQLARTLEDDGAVRNRYVMVALSRVMGVDRKLKPGLYQFGGATAMWQYLNRFADGHPDQSSVTIIEGWRFAQFRNALRKEDDLRQDTAGWSDSRLLAELGVASDSAEGLFFPSTYFYTPGSSDLDVYRRAYQSMQQQLQTVWEARAADLPYTTPYELLTMASLIEKETAHEADRPMVASVFVNRLKIGMRLQTDPSVIYGMGARYNGNIAKADLRRDTPYNTYTRAGLTPTPIALPGRAALDAAANPAQSRALYFVAKGDSSGTSQFSETLDEHNAAVRDYILKKGK, encoded by the coding sequence ATGATACGACCTGCCCTTAGGCTGTTTTCCCTGTTGGCCGCACTGTTCGCGCTGTGGCTGGCCTGGGTGATTGTGGTGCCCGTCACCCCCGACCGCCAGCCCTACACCGTGACCGTGGGCCTTAACCGCACCATGACCCAGCTGGCGCGCACGCTGGAAGACGACGGCGCGGTGCGTAACCGCTACGTGATGGTGGCGCTGTCGCGCGTGATGGGCGTGGATCGCAAGCTCAAGCCCGGCCTGTACCAGTTTGGTGGCGCCACCGCCATGTGGCAGTACCTGAACCGCTTTGCCGATGGCCACCCGGACCAGTCCAGCGTCACCATCATCGAAGGCTGGCGCTTTGCCCAGTTCCGCAACGCCCTGCGCAAGGAAGACGACCTGCGCCAGGATACGGCCGGCTGGAGCGACAGCCGCCTGCTGGCCGAGCTGGGTGTCGCTAGCGACAGCGCCGAAGGGCTGTTCTTCCCCAGCACCTATTTCTACACGCCCGGCAGCAGCGACCTGGACGTCTACCGCCGGGCCTACCAGAGCATGCAGCAGCAGCTGCAAACCGTGTGGGAAGCCCGCGCGGCCGACCTGCCGTACACCACACCGTACGAGCTGCTGACCATGGCCAGCCTGATCGAAAAAGAAACCGCGCACGAAGCCGACCGCCCCATGGTGGCCAGCGTGTTTGTGAACCGCCTCAAGATCGGCATGCGCCTGCAAACCGACCCGTCCGTCATCTACGGCATGGGCGCACGCTACAACGGCAATATCGCCAAGGCCGACCTGCGCCGCGATACACCGTACAACACCTATACCCGTGCCGGCCTCACGCCCACGCCCATCGCCCTGCCAGGCCGCGCCGCGCTGGATGCTGCGGCCAACCCTGCCCAGAGCCGCGCGCTGTACTTCGTGGCCAAAGGCGATAGCAGCGGTACCTCACAGTTTTCCGAGACGCTGGACGAGCACAATGCTGCCGTCCGCGACTACATCCTGAAGAAAGGCAAGTAA
- a CDS encoding DUF2946 family protein, whose translation MDALVLAAMDKWPNVPAVYGWLRLDARGQWWLRDSLLKQAAIVDFFRRNYARDGEGRYYVQNGPQKVFVALEAAPYVARRHGGAWALMPDMATDRARMAWLDEEGRLFVELGGELAIVDDRDLLALCELICRPDGRQPADADWQAWEQGVLPLQLMLPEGSIPLRRSAFAELEAAYHLVRVPQP comes from the coding sequence ATGGATGCACTGGTACTGGCGGCCATGGATAAATGGCCGAATGTGCCCGCCGTGTACGGCTGGCTGCGGCTGGATGCCCGCGGGCAATGGTGGCTGCGCGACAGCCTGCTGAAACAAGCGGCGATAGTGGATTTCTTCCGCCGCAACTACGCCCGTGATGGCGAGGGCCGCTACTACGTGCAAAACGGGCCGCAAAAAGTGTTCGTGGCGCTGGAGGCGGCGCCCTATGTGGCGCGCCGCCACGGCGGCGCCTGGGCGCTGATGCCGGACATGGCCACCGACCGCGCCCGCATGGCGTGGCTGGACGAAGAAGGCCGCCTGTTTGTAGAGCTGGGCGGCGAGCTGGCCATTGTGGACGACCGCGACCTGCTGGCCTTGTGCGAGCTGATCTGCCGCCCGGATGGCCGCCAGCCGGCTGATGCCGACTGGCAAGCCTGGGAGCAGGGCGTGCTGCCGCTACAGCTGATGTTGCCGGAGGGCAGCATACCGTTGCGCCGCAGTGCGTTTGCCGAGCTGGAAGCGGCTTACCATCTGGTACGGGTGCCACAGCCCTGA